A region of Astyanax mexicanus isolate ESR-SI-001 chromosome 23, AstMex3_surface, whole genome shotgun sequence DNA encodes the following proteins:
- the LOC125787207 gene encoding uncharacterized protein LOC125787207 isoform X2: protein MNSGIKIEEKKAELYIRPNSTQISAAEDRYLNDTNTTHRSHSDEDYRPLPSPASCSVLRSSCSPPRSKELRVTFQQDSSTSYTKSRTFNRASENTTPSALWKTSQQPLFRPTQHKPEGEASYLASDTRTYGSDRALDSMDFTDAYWPTPEPGPTSVPRSIPQKSSELESHTNRLLQLSSDLYAVTHLPDIPIPVRSFSDGGPEKRSSYCTLSMESLLQPSKHKPQQTLLTQHAPFRQNDGAGKGLETRKQTILSKDKRGTCPIPALQPDGPDLCMVLRALLDLVDQHWSGPFSLHLNPSFMAQAIRLLMPLTSPVPPFQTGNIGNEKKLNDEQLGTEEKRKCWNLWNTKQEKTKSLDEQTGVEKRRSWEQFSSDYEVTEADYLKKQLTKTQNELESLKKRLISSLKENFILRSDKKKLTAGLKTEAELSHDADKVSGTGQHDANKVGGAGRTGRPTPPSCRLQSVPSQNNRKSRKNEP from the exons GGGATAAAGATAGAGGAGAAGAAAGCAGAACTTTATATCCGTCCCAACAG CACTCAGATATCTGCAGCTGAAGACAGATACCTTAATGATACCAATACAACCCACAGATCTCACTCTGACGAAG ACTATAGACCTCTACCTTCTCCTGCTTCCTGCTCCGTCCTGCGCTCCTCCTGCTCTCCTCCACGTTCAAAAGAACTCAGAGTAACCTTCCAGCAGGACAGTTCAACCAGCTACACGAAGAGCAGGACCTTCAACAGGGCTTCAGAGAACACAACCCCTTCTGCACTATGGAAAACTTCCCAGCAGCCACTGTTCAGACCAACACAGCATAAACCTGAGGGAGAAGCTTCATATTTGGCCTCAGACACCAGAACATATGGTTCAGATCGAGCCTTGGACTCCATGGACTTTACAGATGCCTACTGGCCTACACCTGAACCTGGACCGACCTCAGTACCTCGGTCCATCCCTCAGAAATCCTCAGAGTTGGAATCGCATACTAACAGACTGCTCCAACTTTCCTCAG ACTTGTATGCAGTTACTCACCTGCCAGACATTCCCATACCTGTGCGGAGCTTTTCTGATGGTGGTCCAGAGAAAAGGTCTTCTTATTGCACTCTCTCCATGGAGTCCTTACTACAGCCCAGCAAACACAAGCCACAACAAACACTACTCACTCAACACGCCCCCTTCAGGCAGAATGATGGAGCTGGTAAAGGCCTGGAAACGAGAAAGCAG ACCATCCTGTCAAAAGACAAGAGAGGCACCTGTCCAATTCCAGCCTTGCAGCCTGATGGCCCCGATCTCTGCATGGTGCTGAGGGCTCTGCTGGACTTGGTGGATCAACACTGGAGTGGACCCTTCTCTCTTCACCTCAATCCAAGCTTCATGG CACAAGCCATCCGACTCCTGATGCCTCTGACAAGCCCTGTTCCACCATTCCAGACTGGGAATATAGGAAATGAGAAAAAGTTAAATGATGAACAGCTTGGGACAGAGGAAAAGCGAAAATGCTGGAATTTGTGGAATACAAAACAAGAAAAGACAAAATCACTTGATGAGCAGACTGGAGTGGAGAAGAGGAGAAGTTGGGAGCAGTTTAGCTCCGACTATGAGGTCACTGAAGCCGACTATCTCAAGAAACAACTCACCAAAACTCAAAATGAACTG GAATCACTGAAGAAAAGACTGATCTCCTCTTTAAAGGAGAATTTCATTTTGAGATCAGACAAAAAGAAGTTAACTGCAGGTCTCAAAACTG aggcggagctaagccatgatgctgacaaagtgagCGGGACTGGAcagcatgacgctaacaaagtgggcggagctggacgcactggacgtccaactccgccttcctgcaggctgcagtcagtaccgtctcaaaataaccggaaaagcaggaaaaatgagccgtga
- the LOC125787207 gene encoding uncharacterized protein LOC125787207 isoform X1, with protein sequence MNSGIKIEEKKAELYIRPNSTQISAAEDRYLNDTNTTHRSHSDEDYRPLPSPASCSVLRSSCSPPRSKELRVTFQQDSSTSYTKSRTFNRASENTTPSALWKTSQQPLFRPTQHKPEGEASYLASDTRTYGSDRALDSMDFTDAYWPTPEPGPTSVPRSIPQKSSELESHTNRLLQLSSDLYAVTHLPDIPIPVRSFSDGGPEKRSSYCTLSMESLLQPSKHKPQQTLLTQHAPFRQNDGAGKGLETRKQTILSKDKRGTCPIPALQPDGPDLCMVLRALLDLVDQHWSGPFSLHLNPSFMAQAIRLLMPLTSPVPPFQTGNIGNEKKLNDEQLGTEEKRKCWNLWNTKQEKTKSLDEQTGVEKRRSWEQFSSDYEVTEADYLKKQLTKTQNELESLKKRLISSLKENFILRSDKKKLTAGLKTEVMPLVLDENLQRETKVLQEQEKLLKQLEQTVILLQSNQRSLMSNNNLLLNMIKTKPSKLREQSLEEEWRDTQSKLLEV encoded by the exons GGGATAAAGATAGAGGAGAAGAAAGCAGAACTTTATATCCGTCCCAACAG CACTCAGATATCTGCAGCTGAAGACAGATACCTTAATGATACCAATACAACCCACAGATCTCACTCTGACGAAG ACTATAGACCTCTACCTTCTCCTGCTTCCTGCTCCGTCCTGCGCTCCTCCTGCTCTCCTCCACGTTCAAAAGAACTCAGAGTAACCTTCCAGCAGGACAGTTCAACCAGCTACACGAAGAGCAGGACCTTCAACAGGGCTTCAGAGAACACAACCCCTTCTGCACTATGGAAAACTTCCCAGCAGCCACTGTTCAGACCAACACAGCATAAACCTGAGGGAGAAGCTTCATATTTGGCCTCAGACACCAGAACATATGGTTCAGATCGAGCCTTGGACTCCATGGACTTTACAGATGCCTACTGGCCTACACCTGAACCTGGACCGACCTCAGTACCTCGGTCCATCCCTCAGAAATCCTCAGAGTTGGAATCGCATACTAACAGACTGCTCCAACTTTCCTCAG ACTTGTATGCAGTTACTCACCTGCCAGACATTCCCATACCTGTGCGGAGCTTTTCTGATGGTGGTCCAGAGAAAAGGTCTTCTTATTGCACTCTCTCCATGGAGTCCTTACTACAGCCCAGCAAACACAAGCCACAACAAACACTACTCACTCAACACGCCCCCTTCAGGCAGAATGATGGAGCTGGTAAAGGCCTGGAAACGAGAAAGCAG ACCATCCTGTCAAAAGACAAGAGAGGCACCTGTCCAATTCCAGCCTTGCAGCCTGATGGCCCCGATCTCTGCATGGTGCTGAGGGCTCTGCTGGACTTGGTGGATCAACACTGGAGTGGACCCTTCTCTCTTCACCTCAATCCAAGCTTCATGG CACAAGCCATCCGACTCCTGATGCCTCTGACAAGCCCTGTTCCACCATTCCAGACTGGGAATATAGGAAATGAGAAAAAGTTAAATGATGAACAGCTTGGGACAGAGGAAAAGCGAAAATGCTGGAATTTGTGGAATACAAAACAAGAAAAGACAAAATCACTTGATGAGCAGACTGGAGTGGAGAAGAGGAGAAGTTGGGAGCAGTTTAGCTCCGACTATGAGGTCACTGAAGCCGACTATCTCAAGAAACAACTCACCAAAACTCAAAATGAACTG GAATCACTGAAGAAAAGACTGATCTCCTCTTTAAAGGAGAATTTCATTTTGAGATCAGACAAAAAGAAGTTAACTGCAGGTCTCAAAACTG AGGTCATGCCACTGGTGCTGGATGAGAATCTACAGAGAGAAACTAAAGTCCTTCAAGAACAAGAGAAACTCCTAAAGCAACTGGAACAAACAGTGATTCTTCTACAGAGCAACCAAAG GTCATTGATGTCCAATAATAACCTCCTCCTGAACATGATCAAGACAAAACCCAGCAAGCTTA gggagcagagtctggaggaagagtggagagacacacagtccaaactgctggaggtctag